In Caretta caretta isolate rCarCar2 chromosome 20, rCarCar1.hap1, whole genome shotgun sequence, a single window of DNA contains:
- the DNAJC22 gene encoding dnaJ homolog subfamily C member 22 isoform X1 — translation MGAKSNPVWGAWEQSPGGPAPSPPHSLRPGAPGWVYVQRGWQDTCGTPSSQRGASQGDDVPPPPPSIGARVSQPPTTMAKRLLVTYALWALGGPVGLHHIYLGRDSHALLWMLTLGGFGVGWLWEFWQLPGWVARANDTREPQPRGPEPPALSPMRFFGQVLVGIYFGLVALIGLSSLAGFYLLALPLAVGLGVHVVSSVGDQTSDLRSTLAAAFLTSPIFYGRALAILPVSLTASVTAQQCRGYKACRGTGKTLRSRLYHLGLAYLAFTAPLAYCALSNTAATAGYVAHVTGTILARLSFFPSLGSFLEQLLLLPYRAWRLLTEGAGFGAGSFQEWEKVYEFVQSFQSERQPLAYKVLGLRDGAPVEEIHKSYRDLVKLWHPDHNQHRAEEAERRFIEARVHVQPGPTSGSHARLGPNTDKATCR, via the exons ATGGGGGCAAAGTCTAACCCGGTGTGGGGAGCCTGGGAGCAAAGTCCTggtggcccagccccctccccgccccacagccTGCGTCCGGGGGCCCCTGGCTGGGTGTATGTGCAGAGAG GGTGGCAGGACACCTGCGGTACTCCCAGCAGCCAGCGGGGGGCATCGCAAGGGGATGATgtcccaccccccccgcccagcaTCGGAGCCCGTGTGAGCCAACCCCCCACAACGATGGCCAAGCGGCTCCTGGTGACCTACGCCCTGTGGGCGCTGGGGGGCCCCGTCGGGCTGCACCACATCTACCTGGGCCGGGACAGCCACGCCCTGCTGTGGATGCTGACCCTGGGGGGCTTCGGGGTGGGCTGGCTCTGGGAGTTCTGGCAGCTCCCCGGCTGGGTGGCACGCGCCAATGACACCCGGGAGCCGCAGCCCCGCGGCCCGGAGCCCCCGGCCCTCAGCCCCATGCGCTTCTTCGGCCAGGTCCTGGTGGGGATCTACTTCGGACTGGTGGCACTCATCGGCCTCTCCTCCCTGGCCGGCTTCTACCTGCTGGCCCTGCCGCTGGCCGTGGGCCTGGGGGTGCACGTGGTCTCCAGCGTGGGTGACCAGACCTCGGATCTCAGGAGCACTCTGGCGGCGGCCTTCCTCACCTCCCCCATCTTCTACGGCCGCGCCCTGGCCATCCTGCCCGTCAGCCTGACGGCCAGCGTGACCGCCCAGCAGTGCCGGGGCTACAAGGCCTGCCGGGGCACCGGCAAGACGCTGCGCTCCCGGCTGTACCACCTGGGCCTGGCCTACCTGGCCTTCACCGCCCCGCTGGCCTACTGCGCCCTCAGCAACACAGCCGCCACTGCCGGCTATGTCGCCCACGTCACTGGCACCATCTTGGCTCGGCTCAGTTTCTTCCCGTCCCTGGGCAGCTTCCTggagcagctcctcctcctgccctacCGCGCCTGGAGGCTGCTGACGGAGGGTGCGGGCTTCGGGGCCGGCTCCTTCCAGGAGTGGGAGAAGGTCTATGAGTTTGTGCAGAGCTTCCAGAGTGAGCGGCAGCCGCTGGCGTACAAG GTCTTGGGTCTCCGGGACGGCGCCCCCGTGGAGGAGATTCACAAGAGTTACCGGGACCTGGTGAAGCTTTGGCACCCGGATCACAACCAACACCGGGCGGAGGAGGCCGAGAGACGGTTCATCGAG GCCAGGGTCCATGTGCAGCCGGGGCCAACAAGCGGCTCCCACGCACGACTGGGGCCAAACACTGACAAAGCCACGTGTCGCTGA
- the DNAJC22 gene encoding dnaJ homolog subfamily C member 22 isoform X2: MGAKSNPVWGAWEQSPGGPAPSPPHSLRPGAPGWVYVQRGWQDTCGTPSSQRGASQGDDVPPPPPSIGARVSQPPTTMAKRLLVTYALWALGGPVGLHHIYLGRDSHALLWMLTLGGFGVGWLWEFWQLPGWVARANDTREPQPRGPEPPALSPMRFFGQVLVGIYFGLVALIGLSSLAGFYLLALPLAVGLGVHVVSSVGDQTSDLRSTLAAAFLTSPIFYGRALAILPVSLTASVTAQQCRGYKACRGTGKTLRSRLYHLGLAYLAFTAPLAYCALSNTAATAGYVAHVTGTILARLSFFPSLGSFLEQLLLLPYRAWRLLTEGAGFGAGSFQEWEKVYEFVQSFQSERQPLAYKVLGLRDGAPVEEIHKSYRDLVKLWHPDHNQHRAEEAERRFIEVQAAYESLVQPRKAKPT; this comes from the exons ATGGGGGCAAAGTCTAACCCGGTGTGGGGAGCCTGGGAGCAAAGTCCTggtggcccagccccctccccgccccacagccTGCGTCCGGGGGCCCCTGGCTGGGTGTATGTGCAGAGAG GGTGGCAGGACACCTGCGGTACTCCCAGCAGCCAGCGGGGGGCATCGCAAGGGGATGATgtcccaccccccccgcccagcaTCGGAGCCCGTGTGAGCCAACCCCCCACAACGATGGCCAAGCGGCTCCTGGTGACCTACGCCCTGTGGGCGCTGGGGGGCCCCGTCGGGCTGCACCACATCTACCTGGGCCGGGACAGCCACGCCCTGCTGTGGATGCTGACCCTGGGGGGCTTCGGGGTGGGCTGGCTCTGGGAGTTCTGGCAGCTCCCCGGCTGGGTGGCACGCGCCAATGACACCCGGGAGCCGCAGCCCCGCGGCCCGGAGCCCCCGGCCCTCAGCCCCATGCGCTTCTTCGGCCAGGTCCTGGTGGGGATCTACTTCGGACTGGTGGCACTCATCGGCCTCTCCTCCCTGGCCGGCTTCTACCTGCTGGCCCTGCCGCTGGCCGTGGGCCTGGGGGTGCACGTGGTCTCCAGCGTGGGTGACCAGACCTCGGATCTCAGGAGCACTCTGGCGGCGGCCTTCCTCACCTCCCCCATCTTCTACGGCCGCGCCCTGGCCATCCTGCCCGTCAGCCTGACGGCCAGCGTGACCGCCCAGCAGTGCCGGGGCTACAAGGCCTGCCGGGGCACCGGCAAGACGCTGCGCTCCCGGCTGTACCACCTGGGCCTGGCCTACCTGGCCTTCACCGCCCCGCTGGCCTACTGCGCCCTCAGCAACACAGCCGCCACTGCCGGCTATGTCGCCCACGTCACTGGCACCATCTTGGCTCGGCTCAGTTTCTTCCCGTCCCTGGGCAGCTTCCTggagcagctcctcctcctgccctacCGCGCCTGGAGGCTGCTGACGGAGGGTGCGGGCTTCGGGGCCGGCTCCTTCCAGGAGTGGGAGAAGGTCTATGAGTTTGTGCAGAGCTTCCAGAGTGAGCGGCAGCCGCTGGCGTACAAG GTCTTGGGTCTCCGGGACGGCGCCCCCGTGGAGGAGATTCACAAGAGTTACCGGGACCTGGTGAAGCTTTGGCACCCGGATCACAACCAACACCGGGCGGAGGAGGCCGAGAGACGGTTCATCGAGGTGCAGGCAGCCTACGAGAGCCTCGTGCAGCCGAGGAAAGCCAAGCCCACATGA